A part of Oncorhynchus gorbuscha isolate QuinsamMale2020 ecotype Even-year linkage group LG09, OgorEven_v1.0, whole genome shotgun sequence genomic DNA contains:
- the LOC124044318 gene encoding uncharacterized protein LOC124044318 isoform X1: protein MLFCSYILFCSYILFLHTVLFLHTVLFLHTVPTYCSVPTYCSYMLFCSNMLFQHTVLFLHTVPTCCSVPTYCSYILFLHAVLFQHAVPTYCSVPTYCSNMLFCSYMLFCSNMLFQHTVLFLHTVPTCCSVPTCCSVPTCCSVPTYCSVPTYCSVPTCCSNILFCSYMLFLHAVLFLHAVLFQHAVPTYCSVPTYCSYMLFYSYMLFCSNMLFQHTVLFLHTVPTYCSVPTYCSYMLFCSYMLFCSYILFLHAVLFLHAVLFLHAVLFLHAVLFLHAVLFLHAVLFLHTVLFQHAVLFLHTVPTCCSVPTYCSYMLFCSNMLFLHTVPTCCSVPTCCSVPTCCSVPTYCSVPTYCSNMLFCSYILFLHAVLFQHAVPTYCSYMLFCSYMLFCSNMLFCSNMLFCSYILFCSYILFCSNMLFLHTVPTCCSVPTCCSVPTCCSNMLFCSNILFCSYMLFCSNMLFQHAVLFLHTVPTCCSVPTCCSVPTCCSVPTCCSAPTCCSVPTCCSYMLFCSNILFCSNMLFLHAVLFQHAVLFQHAVLFLHAVLLLHAVPTCCSVPTCCSVPTCCSVPTCCSYMLFCSYMLFCSNMLFLHAVLFLHTVPTCCSVPTCCSYILFCSNMLFLHAVLLLHRLYYGPLTFRMLASRQPRLKMLPCYSIRRIVSLCEAVNVCAYVLNSPGLW from the exons ATGCTGTTCTGTTCCTACATACTGTTCTGTTCCTACATACTGTTCCTACATACTGTTCTGTTCCTACATACTGTTCTGTTCCTACATACTGTTCCTACATACTGTTCTGTTCCTACATACTGTTCCTACATGCTGTTCTGTTCCAACATGCTGTTCCAACATACTGTTCTGTTCCTACATACTGTTCCaacatgctgttctgttcctACATACTGTTCCTACATACTGTTCCTACATGCTGTTCTGTTCCAACATGCTGTTCCAACATACTGTTCTGTTCCTACATACTGTTCCaacatgctgttctgttcctACATGCTGTTCTGTTCCAACATGCTGTTCCAACATACTGTTCTGTTCCTACATACTGTTCCaacatgctgttctgttcctACATGCTGTTCTGTTCCTACATGCTGTTCTGTTCCTACATACTGTTCTGTTCCTACATACTGTTCTGTTCCAACATGCTGTTCCAACATACTGTTCTGTTCCTACATGCTGTTCCTACATGCTGTTCTGTTCCTACATGCTGTTCTGTTCCAACATGCTGTTCCAACATACTGTTCTGTTCCTACATACTGTTCCTACATGCTGTTCTATTCCTACATGCTGTTCTGTTCCAACATGCTGTTCCAACATACTGTTCTGTTCCTACATACTGTTCCAACATACTGTTCTGTTCCTACATACTGTTCCTACATGCTGTTCTGTTCCTACATGCTGTTCTGTTCCTACATACTGTTCCTACATGCTGTTCTGTTCCTACATGCTGTTCTGTTCCTACATGCTGTTCTGTTCCTACATGCTGTTCTGTTCCTACATGCTGTTCTGTTCCTACATGCTGTTCTGTTCCTACATACTGTTCTGTTCCaacatgctgttctgttcctACATACTGTTCCaacatgctgttctgttcctACATACTGTTCCTACATGCTGTTCTGTTCCAACATGCTGTTCCTACATACTGTTCCTACATGCTGTTCTGTTCCTACATGCTGTTCTGTTCCaacatgctgttctgttcctACATACTGTTCTGTTCCTACATACTGTTCCaacatgctgttctgttcctACATACTGTTCCTACATGCTGTTCTGTTCCAACATGCTGTTCCTACATACTGTTCCTACATGCTGTTCTGTTCCTACATGCTGTTCTGTTCCAACATGCTGTTCTGTTCCaacatgctgttctgttcctACATACTGTTCTGTTCCTACATACTGTTCTGTTCCAACATGCTGTTCCTACATACTGTTCCTACATGCTGTTCTGTTCCTACATGCTGTTCTGTTCCAACATGCTGTTCCAACATGCTGTTCTGTTCCAACATACTGTTCTGTTCCTACATGCTGTTCTGTTCCAACATGCTGTTCCaacatgctgttctgttcctACATACTGTTCCTACATGCTGTTCTGTTCCaacatgctgttctgttcctACATGCTGTTCTGTTCCAACATGCTGTTCTGCTCCaacatgctgttctgttcctacatgctgttcctacatgctgttctgttccaacatactgttctgttccaac atgctgttcctacatgctgttctgttccaacatgctgttctgttccaacatgctgttctgttcctACATGCTGTTCTCCTCCTACATGCTGTTCCTACATGCTGTTCTGTTCCAACATGCTGTTCTGTTCCAACATGCTGTTCTGTTCCAACATGCTGTTCCTACATGCTGTTCTGTTCCTACATGCTGTTCTGTTCCAACATGCTGTTCCTACATGCTGTTCTGTTCCTACATACTGTTCCTACATGCTGTTCTGTTCCAACATGCTGTTCCTACATACTTTTCTGTTCCAACATGCTGTTCCTACATGCTGTTCTCCTCCTACATAGACTGTACTATGGACCTCTTACATTTAGAATGTTAGCTTCCAGACAACCCCGTTTAAAGATGTTACCTTGTTATTCCATCAGAAGAATAGTGTCTCTATGTGAagctgtgaatgtgtgtgcatatgtgttgAATTCTCCTGGCTTGTGGTGA
- the LOC124044318 gene encoding uncharacterized protein LOC124044318 isoform X2 — protein MLFCSYILFCSYILFLHTVLFLHTVLFLHTVPTYCSVPTYCSYMLFCSNMLFQHTVLFLHTVPTCCSVPTYCSYILFLHAVLFQHAVPTYCSVPTYCSNMLFCSYMLFCSNMLFQHTVLFLHTVPTCCSVPTCCSVPTCCSVPTYCSVPTYCSVPTCCSNILFCSYMLFLHAVLFLHAVLFQHAVPTYCSVPTYCSYMLFCSYILFLHAVLFLHAVLFLHAVLFLHAVLFLHAVLFLHAVLFLHTVLFQHAVLFLHTVPTCCSVPTYCSYMLFCSNMLFLHTVPTCCSVPTCCSVPTCCSVPTYCSVPTYCSNMLFCSYILFLHAVLFQHAVPTYCSYMLFCSYMLFCSNMLFCSNMLFCSYILFCSYILFCSNMLFLHTVPTCCSVPTCCSVPTCCSNMLFCSNILFCSYMLFCSNMLFQHAVLFLHTVPTCCSVPTCCSVPTCCSVPTCCSAPTCCSVPTCCSYMLFCSNILFCSNMLFLHAVLFQHAVLFQHAVLFLHAVLLLHAVPTCCSVPTCCSVPTCCSVPTCCSYMLFCSYMLFCSNMLFLHAVLFLHTVPTCCSVPTCCSYILFCSNMLFLHAVLLLHRLYYGPLTFRMLASRQPRLKMLPCYSIRRIVSLCEAVNVCAYVLNSPGLW, from the exons ATGCTGTTCTGTTCCTACATACTGTTCTGTTCCTACATACTGTTCCTACATACTGTTCTGTTCCTACATACTGTTCTGTTCCTACATACTGTTCCTACATACTGTTCTGTTCCTACATACTGTTCCTACATGCTGTTCTGTTCCAACATGCTGTTCCAACATACTGTTCTGTTCCTACATACTGTTCCaacatgctgttctgttcctACATACTGTTCCTACATACTGTTCCTACATGCTGTTCTGTTCCAACATGCTGTTCCAACATACTGTTCTGTTCCTACATACTGTTCCaacatgctgttctgttcctACATGCTGTTCTGTTCCAACATGCTGTTCCAACATACTGTTCTGTTCCTACATACTGTTCCaacatgctgttctgttcctACATGCTGTTCTGTTCCTACATGCTGTTCTGTTCCTACATACTGTTCTGTTCCTACATACTGTTCTGTTCCAACATGCTGTTCCAACATACTGTTCTGTTCCTACATGCTGTTCCTACATGCTGTTCTGTTCCTACATGCTGTTCTGTTCCAACATGCTGTTCCAACATACTGTTCTGTTCCTACATACTGTTCCTAC ATGCTGTTCTGTTCCTACATACTGTTCCTACATGCTGTTCTGTTCCTACATGCTGTTCTGTTCCTACATGCTGTTCTGTTCCTACATGCTGTTCTGTTCCTACATGCTGTTCTGTTCCTACATGCTGTTCTGTTCCTACATACTGTTCTGTTCCaacatgctgttctgttcctACATACTGTTCCaacatgctgttctgttcctACATACTGTTCCTACATGCTGTTCTGTTCCAACATGCTGTTCCTACATACTGTTCCTACATGCTGTTCTGTTCCTACATGCTGTTCTGTTCCaacatgctgttctgttcctACATACTGTTCTGTTCCTACATACTGTTCCaacatgctgttctgttcctACATACTGTTCCTACATGCTGTTCTGTTCCAACATGCTGTTCCTACATACTGTTCCTACATGCTGTTCTGTTCCTACATGCTGTTCTGTTCCAACATGCTGTTCTGTTCCaacatgctgttctgttcctACATACTGTTCTGTTCCTACATACTGTTCTGTTCCAACATGCTGTTCCTACATACTGTTCCTACATGCTGTTCTGTTCCTACATGCTGTTCTGTTCCAACATGCTGTTCCAACATGCTGTTCTGTTCCAACATACTGTTCTGTTCCTACATGCTGTTCTGTTCCAACATGCTGTTCCaacatgctgttctgttcctACATACTGTTCCTACATGCTGTTCTGTTCCaacatgctgttctgttcctACATGCTGTTCTGTTCCAACATGCTGTTCTGCTCCaacatgctgttctgttcctacatgctgttcctacatgctgttctgttccaacatactgttctgttccaac atgctgttcctacatgctgttctgttccaacatgctgttctgttccaacatgctgttctgttcctACATGCTGTTCTCCTCCTACATGCTGTTCCTACATGCTGTTCTGTTCCAACATGCTGTTCTGTTCCAACATGCTGTTCTGTTCCAACATGCTGTTCCTACATGCTGTTCTGTTCCTACATGCTGTTCTGTTCCAACATGCTGTTCCTACATGCTGTTCTGTTCCTACATACTGTTCCTACATGCTGTTCTGTTCCAACATGCTGTTCCTACATACTTTTCTGTTCCAACATGCTGTTCCTACATGCTGTTCTCCTCCTACATAGACTGTACTATGGACCTCTTACATTTAGAATGTTAGCTTCCAGACAACCCCGTTTAAAGATGTTACCTTGTTATTCCATCAGAAGAATAGTGTCTCTATGTGAagctgtgaatgtgtgtgcatatgtgttgAATTCTCCTGGCTTGTGGTGA